One window of Centropristis striata isolate RG_2023a ecotype Rhode Island chromosome 21, C.striata_1.0, whole genome shotgun sequence genomic DNA carries:
- the mrpl58 gene encoding peptidyl-tRNA hydrolase ICT1, mitochondrial, with product MAAHIARRSYLFCRSAGVNVIQQHVKVRSVEIGDSNNTLQLSVAYGTRWTDSTQDAQVHIRVERLTVSYSRSSGPGGQHVNKASTKAEVRFHVLTAEWIAEDVRRKIFEKNKNRINKAGELLVTSELSRSQQRNLSDCIQKISAIVAEASEKPKEPTAEDIALREARLAKANKVRLQQKKIQSDTKKSRRVDFD from the exons ATGGCGGCGCACATAGCACGACGTTCTTATTTATTTTGCCGTAGTGCAGGAGTAAATGTGATTCAACAACATGTAAAAGTGAGGAGTGTTGAGATAGGAGACAGTAATAACACTTTACAGCTGAGTGTTGCTTATGGGACCCGATGGACAGACAGCACACAG gacGCCCAAGTGCACATTCGAGTAG AGCGCCTGACAGTATCTTATAGCAGAAGCAGTGGTCCTGGTGGTCAGCATGTCAACAAAG CCAGCACAAAAGCAGAGGTCCGATTCCATGTGCTAACAGCAGAATGGATCGCAGAAGATGTTCGACGGAAAATCTTTGAAAAG AACAAAAACCGCATCAATAAGGCTGGGGAGCTGCTGGTGACCTCAGAGCTGAGCAGGAGTCAGCAGAGAAACCTCTCTGATTGTATCCAGAAGATTTCTGCCATTGTAGCTGAGGCCAGCGAGAAGCCAAAGGAGCCAACAGCAGAAGACATAGCTCTTAGAGAAGCCAG GTTAGCGAAGGCGAACAAGGTGCGACTCCAACAGAAGAAGATTCAGTCAGATACAAAAAAGAGCAGACGAGTGGATTTTGACTAA